One genomic region from Ralstonia pseudosolanacearum encodes:
- a CDS encoding DUF3734 domain-containing protein yields the protein MPASTPRKPAAKRPAPASAPAPSPSPADAPQTEAPRIALPAYENIALVLQGGGALGAYQAGVFEGLDAAGIAPNWIAGISIGALNTAIIAGNAPEHRLARLREFWQTICQPGFSPPLPDMLENAWFDGNMHMRKWLTAMQIGETLVEGQRGFFAPRWPAPLPASEVDPLEASYYDTTPLKATLERLCDFDRINDGGIRVSVGAVNVRTGNLECFDNTERRLRAEHFMASGALPPGFPPVLIDGEYYWDGGVVSNTPLSYVLESTPRRDTLVFQVDLWSAVGPVPDTMIGVASRRKDLQYSSRTRLVTDWMERAQSTRRLVLTMLDHLPASEFGHTAWYRHAQELASNKHFNVIHLIYAAKEDEGPGKDIQFGPSTMRDHWHSGLTDIRESLSHPEWLAMPDSASGFATHDIHRKAGSPRPAKRM from the coding sequence ATGCCCGCATCCACACCACGCAAGCCCGCCGCCAAGCGCCCGGCCCCGGCCTCGGCCCCCGCGCCATCACCCAGCCCGGCCGACGCCCCGCAGACCGAGGCCCCGCGCATCGCGCTGCCCGCCTACGAGAACATCGCACTGGTGCTGCAAGGCGGCGGCGCGCTGGGCGCGTACCAGGCCGGCGTGTTCGAGGGGCTCGATGCGGCGGGCATTGCGCCGAACTGGATCGCGGGCATCTCCATCGGCGCGCTGAACACCGCGATCATCGCCGGCAATGCGCCCGAACATCGGCTGGCCAGGCTGCGCGAGTTCTGGCAGACCATCTGCCAGCCGGGCTTCTCGCCGCCGCTGCCGGACATGCTGGAGAACGCCTGGTTCGACGGCAACATGCACATGCGCAAGTGGCTGACGGCCATGCAGATCGGCGAGACCCTCGTCGAAGGCCAGCGCGGCTTCTTTGCGCCCCGCTGGCCGGCGCCGCTGCCGGCCAGCGAAGTCGATCCGCTGGAGGCGAGCTACTACGACACCACGCCGCTGAAAGCCACGCTGGAGCGCCTGTGCGATTTCGACCGCATCAACGACGGCGGCATCCGCGTGTCGGTGGGCGCGGTCAATGTGCGCACCGGCAATCTCGAATGCTTCGACAACACCGAGCGCCGCCTGCGCGCGGAGCACTTCATGGCCTCCGGCGCGCTGCCGCCGGGCTTCCCGCCGGTGCTGATCGACGGCGAGTATTACTGGGACGGCGGGGTCGTCTCGAATACGCCGCTGTCCTACGTGCTGGAGAGCACGCCGCGCCGCGACACGCTGGTGTTCCAGGTGGACCTGTGGAGCGCGGTGGGGCCGGTGCCCGACACCATGATCGGCGTGGCCAGCCGGCGCAAGGACCTGCAGTATTCCAGCCGCACCCGGCTGGTCACCGACTGGATGGAGCGCGCGCAATCGACGCGGCGGCTGGTGCTCACCATGCTCGACCACCTGCCGGCCTCGGAATTCGGCCACACGGCGTGGTACCGGCACGCGCAGGAGCTGGCCAGCAACAAGCACTTCAACGTCATCCACCTGATCTACGCGGCCAAGGAAGACGAGGGCCCGGGCAAGGACATCCAGTTCGGCCCGTCGACCATGCGCGACCATTGGCACTCGGGGCTGACAGACATCCGCGAATCGCTGTCGCACCCGGAGTGGCTGGCGATGCCCGACAGCGCATCCGGCTTCGCCACGCACGACATCCACCGCAAGGCCGGCTCGCCGCGGCCGGCCAAGCGCATGTAG
- a CDS encoding oxidoreductase: MSLSAPSPSVLRVALVGYGYAGKLFHAALIGAVPGLRLHVVGSNRPEAVLADLPDALVCSPEAAAVHPEADLVVIAAPNDRHAVLAEAALRAGKHVVVDKPFTVTLAEARHLARVARETGRLLSVFQNRRWDSDFLALRAALASGAIGEAMHVEAHFDRYRPQVRARWREQAGQGTGIWFDLGPHLVDQALVLLGLPELVSASFARQRPGAETDDWAHVVLHYGERRAILHASMLVAGGAPRWIVHGTRGSFIKQGMDRQEAQLLAGMAPGAAGWGVDDDAARLIDGASAAVTEIAAPAGDQRQYYAAVRDAMGGAAPNPVPPVQAVAVMAVLEAALAAAETGAAAVPDLTDSERADWAAACPRPAPAPAG, from the coding sequence ATGTCGCTTTCTGCACCTTCCCCGTCGGTCTTGCGCGTGGCGCTGGTCGGCTACGGTTACGCGGGCAAGCTGTTCCACGCCGCGCTGATCGGCGCCGTGCCCGGGCTGCGTCTGCATGTGGTCGGCTCCAATCGGCCCGAGGCCGTGCTGGCGGACCTGCCCGATGCGCTGGTCTGCTCGCCCGAGGCTGCGGCCGTGCATCCCGAGGCCGATCTCGTCGTCATCGCGGCGCCGAACGATCGCCATGCCGTGCTGGCCGAGGCCGCGCTGCGCGCCGGCAAGCACGTGGTGGTCGACAAGCCGTTCACCGTCACGCTGGCCGAGGCGCGGCACCTGGCGCGGGTGGCACGCGAGACCGGCCGCCTGCTGTCGGTGTTCCAGAACCGCCGCTGGGACAGCGATTTCCTGGCCCTGCGCGCCGCGCTGGCCAGCGGCGCGATCGGCGAGGCGATGCATGTCGAGGCGCATTTCGACCGCTACCGCCCGCAGGTGCGCGCCCGCTGGCGCGAGCAGGCCGGGCAGGGCACCGGCATCTGGTTCGATCTGGGGCCGCACCTGGTCGATCAGGCGCTGGTGCTGCTGGGCCTGCCGGAACTGGTGAGCGCCTCGTTCGCGCGCCAGCGGCCCGGCGCCGAGACGGACGACTGGGCCCACGTCGTCCTGCACTATGGCGAGCGGCGCGCCATCCTGCACGCCAGCATGCTGGTGGCCGGCGGCGCACCGCGCTGGATCGTGCACGGCACGCGCGGCTCGTTCATCAAGCAGGGGATGGATCGGCAGGAGGCGCAGTTGCTGGCCGGCATGGCGCCGGGCGCCGCCGGCTGGGGCGTCGACGACGATGCCGCCCGGCTGATCGACGGCGCCAGCGCCGCCGTCACCGAGATCGCCGCGCCGGCCGGCGACCAGCGCCAGTACTACGCCGCCGTGCGCGACGCGATGGGCGGGGCCGCGCCGAACCCGGTGCCGCCGGTCCAGGCCGTGGCGGTGATGGCCGTGCTCGAAGCGGCATTGGCGGCGGCCGAGACCGGCGCCGCCGCCGTGCCCGACCTGACCGATTCCGAACGGGCCGACTGGGCGGCGGCTTGCCCGCGGCCAGCGCCGGCGCCGGCCGGGTAA